One Luteibacter sp. 9135 DNA segment encodes these proteins:
- the cyoC gene encoding cytochrome o ubiquinol oxidase subunit III → MHATPATVADGQDLEFWMKEDHHPANGTLLGFWIYLMSDCLIFATLFAVYGVLGRSYAGGPSGADLFELPLVAINTTMLLLSSITYGFAVLEMQKNRKGTMMAWLVITGLFGLAFLGIEMYEFAHLIHEGAGPQRSAFLSSFFTLVGTHGLHVTFGIIWLVTLLFQVGRLGLTAANKRRIMCLSMFWHFLDVVWIGVFTFVYLMGVLP, encoded by the coding sequence ATGCACGCTACGCCCGCCACCGTCGCGGATGGCCAGGACCTCGAGTTCTGGATGAAGGAAGACCACCACCCGGCCAACGGCACGTTGCTCGGGTTCTGGATCTACCTGATGAGCGATTGCCTCATCTTCGCCACCCTGTTCGCCGTGTACGGCGTGCTCGGCCGCAGCTACGCGGGCGGCCCTTCGGGTGCCGACCTGTTCGAGCTTCCGCTGGTCGCGATCAACACGACGATGCTGCTGCTTTCTTCCATCACCTACGGCTTCGCCGTGCTGGAGATGCAGAAGAACCGCAAGGGCACGATGATGGCCTGGCTGGTCATCACCGGCCTGTTCGGCCTGGCGTTCCTCGGTATCGAGATGTACGAGTTCGCTCATCTCATCCACGAGGGTGCCGGTCCGCAGCGCAGTGCGTTCCTTTCCTCGTTCTTCACCCTGGTCGGCACCCACGGCCTGCACGTGACCTTCGGCATCATCTGGCTGGTCACGCTGCTGTTCCAGGTGGGCCGCCTCGGCCTCACCGCCGCCAACAAGCGTCGCATCATGTGCCTGTCGATGTTCTGGCACTTCCTCGACGTGGTCTGGATCGGCGTCTTCACCTTCGTTTACCTGATGGGAGTGCTGCCGTGA
- the cyoB gene encoding cytochrome o ubiquinol oxidase subunit I, with the protein MFGRLTIEAIPYHEPILIATFAGVALGGLVVLGLITKYKLWGYLWKEWFTSIDHKKIGIMYMVLGIIMLLRGFADALMMRAQQAIAFGDNPGFLPPHHYDQIFTAHGVIMIFFVAMPLVTGLMNYVVPLQIGARDVAFPFLNNFSFWMTVSGALLVMASLFVGEFARTGWLAYPPLSGLAASPDVGVDYYIWSLQVAGVGTTLSGINLIATIVKMRAPGMSMMKMPVFTWTSLCTNVLIVAAFPVLTAVLVLLALDRYIGTNFFTNDFGGNAMMYVNLIWIWGHPEVYILILPVFGVFSEIVSTFSRKRLFGYASMVYATVVITVLSYLVWLHHFFTMGSGASVNSFFGITTMIISIPTGAKIFNWLFTMYRGRIQFDVPMLWTMGFMVTFVIGGMTGVMLAVPPADFLLHNSLFLIAHFHNVIIGGVVFGVFAAINYWFPKAFGFRLDPFWGKCSFWFWLVGFYFAFMPLYVLGFMGVTRRINHFEDPSLAIWFRLAAFGAVLIALGIGSFLVQIFVSIRNREKLRDVTGDPWHGRTLEWSTSSPPPDYNFAFTPIIHESDAWWDMKERNHARRTEGYLPIHMPKNTGAGIIIAGFAFVLGFAMIWHMFLVAGLAFLGLLVTAIGHTFNYKRDYYIPADEVARTEAIRTEELAAHV; encoded by the coding sequence ATCTTCGGACGCCTCACCATCGAGGCGATCCCGTACCACGAGCCCATCCTGATCGCCACGTTCGCGGGCGTCGCCCTCGGCGGCCTGGTGGTGCTCGGCCTGATCACCAAGTACAAGTTGTGGGGCTACCTCTGGAAAGAGTGGTTCACCAGCATCGACCACAAGAAGATCGGCATCATGTACATGGTGCTGGGCATCATCATGCTGCTGCGTGGTTTCGCGGACGCCCTGATGATGCGCGCCCAGCAGGCGATCGCCTTCGGCGACAACCCCGGTTTCCTCCCACCGCACCACTACGACCAGATCTTCACCGCCCACGGCGTGATCATGATCTTCTTCGTGGCGATGCCGCTGGTCACCGGCCTGATGAACTACGTGGTGCCGCTGCAGATCGGCGCGCGCGACGTCGCCTTCCCGTTCCTCAACAACTTCAGCTTCTGGATGACCGTGTCCGGCGCGCTGCTGGTCATGGCGTCGCTGTTCGTCGGCGAGTTCGCCCGCACCGGCTGGCTGGCCTACCCGCCGTTGTCCGGCCTCGCGGCCAGTCCGGATGTCGGGGTGGATTACTACATATGGTCGTTGCAGGTGGCCGGCGTGGGCACCACGCTGTCCGGCATCAACCTGATCGCCACCATCGTCAAGATGCGTGCGCCCGGCATGTCCATGATGAAGATGCCCGTCTTCACCTGGACCTCGCTGTGCACCAACGTGCTCATCGTCGCCGCGTTCCCGGTGCTAACGGCCGTACTGGTGCTGCTGGCCCTGGATCGTTACATCGGTACCAACTTCTTCACGAACGACTTCGGCGGCAACGCCATGATGTACGTGAACCTGATCTGGATCTGGGGCCATCCCGAGGTCTACATCCTGATCCTGCCGGTGTTCGGCGTGTTCTCCGAAATCGTGTCCACGTTCAGCCGCAAGCGCCTGTTCGGTTACGCCTCGATGGTCTACGCCACGGTGGTGATCACCGTGCTGTCGTACCTGGTCTGGCTGCACCACTTCTTCACCATGGGCTCCGGCGCCAGCGTCAACTCGTTCTTCGGCATCACCACGATGATCATCTCGATCCCCACGGGCGCGAAGATCTTCAACTGGCTGTTCACGATGTACCGTGGCCGCATCCAGTTCGACGTGCCGATGCTGTGGACGATGGGCTTCATGGTCACCTTCGTCATCGGCGGCATGACCGGCGTCATGCTGGCCGTGCCCCCGGCCGACTTCCTGCTGCACAACAGCCTGTTCCTTATCGCGCACTTCCATAACGTGATCATCGGCGGTGTGGTCTTCGGCGTCTTCGCGGCGATCAACTACTGGTTCCCGAAGGCCTTCGGCTTCCGTCTCGACCCGTTCTGGGGCAAGTGCTCGTTCTGGTTCTGGCTGGTGGGCTTCTACTTCGCCTTCATGCCGCTGTACGTGCTCGGCTTCATGGGTGTCACCCGCCGCATCAACCACTTCGAGGACCCGTCGCTGGCCATCTGGTTCCGCCTGGCCGCGTTCGGCGCGGTGCTGATCGCCCTGGGCATCGGCTCGTTCCTCGTGCAGATCTTCGTCAGCATCCGCAACCGCGAGAAGCTGCGCGACGTCACCGGCGATCCGTGGCATGGCCGCACGCTGGAGTGGTCCACCTCGTCGCCGCCGCCGGACTACAACTTCGCGTTCACCCCGATCATCCACGAGTCGGATGCCTGGTGGGACATGAAGGAGCGTAACCACGCGCGCCGCACGGAAGGCTACCTGCCCATCCACATGCCGAAGAACACCGGCGCGGGCATCATCATCGCGGGCTTCGCCTTCGTGCTGGGCTTCGCCATGATCTGGCACATGTTCCTGGTCGCCGGCCTGGCCTTCCTCGGCCTGCTGGTCACCGCGATCGGCCACACGTTCAACTACAAGCGCGACTACTACATCCCCGCCGACGAAGTGGCTCGTACCGAAGCCATCCGCACGGAAGAGCTTGCCGCCCATGTCTGA
- the cyoA gene encoding ubiquinol oxidase subunit II, giving the protein MKMLRGLLIPALALLLSGCDAVLFSPSGDVARQQRDLIMISVVLMLIIIIPVIVMTFLFAWKYSEKNKNHGGYDPDWNHSTVLELLIWSAPLLIIIALGAITWTSTHKLDPYRPLDQIDASRSVPAGTKPLVVEVVALDWKWLFLYPEQGIATVNEMAAPVDRPIEFHITASSVMNAFFVPSMAGMIYAMPGMETKLHAVMNKTGDFEGISANYSGAGFSDMRFRFHSLSDADFAAWVAKAKASGDTLSREDYLKLEQPSEKEPVHFYGSVAPSLYNAILNRCVESNRMCQSDMMAIDKQGGQGVVGTYNVTSLDAATRARVGLDTAGPRYVGALCVGTGSAGQPISPAGRPL; this is encoded by the coding sequence ATGAAGATGTTGCGCGGATTGCTTATCCCCGCCCTTGCCCTGCTCCTGTCGGGCTGCGATGCCGTGCTGTTCAGCCCCTCGGGCGACGTCGCAAGGCAGCAGCGCGACCTGATCATGATTTCCGTGGTGCTGATGCTCATCATCATCATCCCCGTCATCGTGATGACCTTCCTGTTCGCCTGGAAGTACAGCGAGAAAAACAAGAATCACGGCGGCTACGATCCGGACTGGAACCACTCCACGGTGCTGGAGCTGCTGATCTGGTCCGCCCCGCTGCTGATCATCATCGCGCTGGGCGCCATCACCTGGACCAGCACGCACAAGCTCGACCCCTACCGTCCGCTCGACCAGATCGACGCCTCCCGTTCGGTCCCGGCGGGCACGAAGCCGCTGGTGGTCGAGGTGGTGGCCCTGGACTGGAAATGGCTGTTCCTCTACCCGGAGCAGGGCATCGCCACGGTCAACGAGATGGCCGCCCCGGTCGATCGCCCGATCGAGTTCCATATCACGGCATCGTCGGTGATGAACGCCTTCTTCGTGCCGTCCATGGCCGGCATGATCTACGCCATGCCCGGCATGGAGACCAAGCTGCACGCGGTCATGAACAAGACGGGCGACTTCGAGGGCATTTCCGCCAACTACAGCGGCGCCGGCTTCTCGGACATGCGTTTCCGCTTCCACAGCCTGTCCGACGCCGATTTCGCCGCCTGGGTGGCGAAGGCCAAGGCCAGCGGCGACACGCTCAGCCGCGAGGACTACCTCAAGCTCGAGCAGCCCAGCGAGAAAGAGCCCGTGCATTTCTACGGCAGCGTGGCCCCCAGCCTCTATAACGCCATCCTCAACCGCTGCGTCGAGTCCAACCGCATGTGCCAGAGCGACATGATGGCGATCGACAAGCAGGGTGGCCAGGGCGTGGTGGGTACCTACAACGTCACCTCGCTGGATGCCGCCACCCGCGCGCGGGTGGGCCTGGATACCGCCGGCCCCCGTTATGTGGGTGCGCTGTGCGTCGGCACCGGCAGCGCCGGCCAGCCGATCTCCCCTGCCGGACGTCCGCTGTAA
- a CDS encoding MFS transporter, with protein sequence MTTISHAHEGAAGAEQDVRRQHQTSHAPVAPGEIAVGVVIGRASEYFDFFTYGIASVLVFPSVFFPFLSPLDGILLAFTIFSFAFIARPIGTTLFMAIQRTWSRSTKLTVALFLLGTSTVSIAFLPANTNGGYTVIVILSLLRFLQGIALGGSWDGLPSLLSLNAPKEKRGWYAMLGQLGAPVGFLIAGSLFLFLHTQLSREDFLGWGWRYPFFVAFAINVVALFARLRLVVTEEYTQLLEEGQLEPIGIIEMFQAQGYNLFIGAFAALASYALFHIVTIFPLSWITLNRSQDINNVLVVQIVGAFLAVLATVASGVLADKFGRRNTLGTMAVLIGLFAIASPWLLGGGKVAQDAFLLIGFALLGLSYGQAAGTVTANFAKRFRYTGAALTSDFAWLFGAAFAPLVALGLSMRFGLAAVSVYLLSGAACTLLALRINRSLETDRNKA encoded by the coding sequence ATGACCACCATTTCGCATGCGCACGAGGGCGCCGCGGGCGCCGAGCAGGACGTCCGCCGCCAACACCAGACCAGCCACGCCCCGGTCGCCCCGGGCGAAATCGCGGTCGGCGTGGTTATCGGCCGGGCCTCGGAATACTTCGACTTCTTCACGTACGGCATCGCGTCCGTGCTCGTGTTCCCGTCGGTGTTCTTTCCGTTCCTCAGCCCGCTGGACGGCATCCTGCTGGCCTTCACGATTTTTTCATTCGCCTTTATCGCGCGGCCTATCGGCACTACCCTGTTCATGGCCATCCAGCGCACCTGGAGCCGCAGCACCAAGCTGACGGTCGCGCTGTTCCTGCTGGGCACGTCCACGGTCAGCATCGCCTTCCTGCCGGCCAATACGAATGGCGGCTACACGGTCATCGTGATCCTGTCACTGCTGCGGTTCCTGCAGGGCATCGCGCTGGGCGGCTCGTGGGACGGCCTGCCGTCCCTGCTGTCGCTCAATGCACCCAAGGAAAAACGCGGTTGGTACGCCATGCTGGGCCAGCTGGGCGCGCCGGTCGGCTTCCTGATCGCGGGCTCGCTGTTCCTGTTCCTGCACACCCAGCTGTCCCGTGAGGATTTCCTCGGCTGGGGCTGGCGTTACCCGTTCTTCGTGGCATTCGCCATCAACGTGGTGGCCCTGTTCGCCCGCCTGCGCCTGGTGGTCACCGAGGAATACACCCAGCTGCTCGAAGAGGGCCAGCTGGAGCCGATCGGCATCATCGAGATGTTCCAGGCCCAGGGCTACAACCTGTTCATCGGCGCCTTCGCCGCCCTGGCCAGCTATGCCCTGTTCCACATCGTGACGATCTTCCCCCTGTCGTGGATCACGCTGAACCGCTCGCAGGACATCAACAACGTCCTGGTCGTGCAGATCGTAGGCGCCTTCCTGGCCGTGCTGGCCACGGTGGCCTCGGGCGTGCTGGCCGACAAGTTCGGCCGTCGCAACACGCTGGGCACCATGGCGGTGTTGATCGGCCTGTTCGCCATCGCCTCGCCCTGGCTGCTGGGTGGCGGCAAGGTGGCCCAGGACGCCTTCCTCCTGATCGGCTTCGCCCTGCTGGGCCTGTCGTACGGCCAGGCCGCAGGTACGGTGACCGCCAACTTCGCCAAGCGCTTCCGCTATACCGGCGCGGCCCTGACGTCCGATTTCGCCTGGTTGTTCGGTGCGGCTTTTGCCCCGCTGGTGGCACTGGGCCTGTCGATGCGCTTCGGCCTGGCCGCGGTCAGCGTCTACCTGCTGTCCGGCGCCGCCTGCACGCTGCTGGCGCTGCGCATCAACCGCTCGCTGGAAACCGACCGCAACAAGGCCTGA